The Setaria viridis chromosome 9, Setaria_viridis_v4.0, whole genome shotgun sequence sequence GGCTGCATCTATCTAACGAGGCATCGATCCATGAATGTAAGCTTCGTTCCAGTCAAAAAATAGCCCCTTCTTCATGTTAAGATGAAAACTAGCCAGTGGATAAACTTGAAATGGAACACGAGCAAAGAAACAACCAGAATTCGCCCCAAAATAGGCCGGGGTGGGTCGGTCAATCATCCGCACGACCACACTCACCTTCGTCAATCCTTCGGCCGCGGCGGGTCGGGGGACTCGGGACGCCTCGAGAGTCACGTGGGTCCCGTGGGCCGCCCGCCAAGCGGACGGAGAAGAAGAGGGGACGGATAAGCCGATAAGATAGCGCACAGGGGAGCTCCGTTCCGACTCTGCCTCGTCGCCACCCTCTCTTCTCCCCCATCCACCTCACGAAGCCACCAGCATTGGCATGGGCTCGTcctgcctcgcctcgccggccggcgccgcgctctGCCGCCCGCGGCGGCCGAGGTGCCGCGTGGCGTGCTCGGCGGCCGACGCGGGCGGAAAGAGCCCCGAGCCGGCGTGGTTCGCGGCCGGAGGCAAGAACGCGGGCCGCCTCGCGTGCGGGGTGCTCGCGGCCTGGGCCGTCGCGTCCGCGTCCAACCCCGTCATTGCCGCGAGCCAGGTTGGTGCTTTCCCCTCCCTTATCACAATCGCACCGCGGGCGGGATGCAATTTCTGGAATGTAGTTTTGAGAAATGAATATTTTTGATCGACCTCACATTCCACTAGACTGTAAAAAGGCAGATAAGGCTGAAATCGAGTGGGACTTTAATCCGTGTCAAATGCTAGTCTGTGTCTCGGTGTGACTTCGGAATGAATTGACCTCACACATTTTTATGATCTGATCGCAGATAATAATGGAATTTATTGAATTTTTCTTAGGCAAAGTCACCGTTTGCTGTTTCTCTATATTCGGTTCAGAAAATGTTTCTGTCAGATATATAAAGCGGCTCCATTGAATGTTTCTATCCATGGAAAACACTAACTAGTTAAATATTGTTTTGCCCTTAAGAAAGATGCTATAGCTGTTGGAAGCTTTTGAGGGCTCTATTGAAAGATGATTTGGTACTGTACTACTGTTCTTGTAACGAAATGAATTCAACCTCAAGAGTTCGTGTTATTCAACTTTAAAGAATCTGTCAGTACAGTTACCACAGCTTGTGATGTGAACTACTGCAAcatcttttttttgaaagatcgaGCTACTGCAATTCTCTGTAGTCTGGAGAGCACCTTAAATTTAGCATCCTGCACAATCTAAAGCTAGAAGTAGTGCTCTGATTAATCTATTGGATACCGATATATGAGAATTCAGATTCGCATTGCATGTTCACAATATGGGTTCTGATACAGCTATGAGTATTTGTGGAGATATGATCATGTTGCTGTATTCAGTCATCAGATTAATTGGACGAAGCATGAGCATTTTCTACTTAGATATATATATTTGACAGAATTTCTATGGAGCTGCTAAGAAATAACTAGCTAGTGTTTTCCGTTGAGATTAGCTAGTTATCTCCGTGTATTTTGTGTTTGCAAAGACAAATTTCATTTTGAACATATTTTTGCTTAGGGTTAGTTGTGAACTACGAATATATTTTTGCTTTAAGCCAGAAGTAttcttcattttccttttgatccTGCAAGTCTGACCTGATTATGCAATCAGTACtactcaacattttttaaaacttCATCCTAAATCTAGGACATATTTTCTTGCTGCAGTGGTATTTTAATTTGCTGAGTTTACATTATTCCctgctttctttgttttttagAGATTGCCACCACTCTCAACGGAGCCAAATAGATGTGAGCGTGCATTCGTGGGGAACACAATTGGTCAGGCAAATGGGGTGTATGACAAGCCCCTTGATCTCCGGTTCTGTGACTACACGAACGAGAAAACTAATCTGAAAGGCAAGTCCCTAGCTGCGGCGTTGATGTCCGATGCAAAGTTTGATGGAGCCGACATGTCTGAAGTTGTCATGTCCAAAGCTTATGCTGTTGGTGCAAGCTTCAAAGGTAGTAATTATTCTACACCGTATTCTGCTGTTCTGGTTCATTGCACAATATTGCTGCATTGATTCCCAATACTGAATAACAAAATGATGAGCTCTTCTTGTTGAAATGCTTTCAGGAACCGACTTCACAAATGCAGTGATAGACCGTGTCAATTTTGAGAAGGCCGATCTCACAGGGGCAATCTTCAAGAATACGGTTTTATCAGGATCAACCTTCAATGATGCTAAGATGGAAGATGTCGTGTTCGAGGACACAATCATCGGCTACATTGACCTTCAGAAGCTATGCACAAACACCAGTATCAGTGCAGATGGGAGATTAGAGCTGGGCTGTAGGTGATTCAGCAGAGTCCATCTGATCATCTCTACCGGTCATGTTAATACGTTGATATCGTTCGATAAGTGTTCATGCCTGTCTATAGAGTCACCATGACAAGATGCGCCGATTTTTCTCCATGTCTATGTACAAACCTTTGTGTATCTCAAATATCAGCAGCAATGTAATATAACTATGTTTCTTACACCTTGCAAACTAGAGCACCAGACATGAAAAAAAGGAAGCACTATATGTTTTCCCCATATATATTGTTATTATTGTTCACAAGGCGGTTATAACATTACTGTCTGATGATGAATCCATGCCCTGGAAGGATGCATGGATGCTTTATTCCACACACCACTAGTACTAGCATCACACACACTAAAATACTACATGCGCTAGCTTTGCCAACATTATTGTTGCCTCCTCGGTTGGCTCCCTCCTTGTTGCGCATTCGTCTAGTGTATATACTGGATAACTGGCCCCTACAAGGGCCGATGCTGCTCATGGGTGATACTACTGCTGCTGCATAGCCATGGCTGGCCATGCGGCACGGCAATACCTAGACGCACCATCTAAatggccggcccgccgccgggcACTTGCCGGTGGTAAGGTCTTTGTTGTGTCTTGGGTTTTCCAatgggctgcggcggcggttcaTTCGGCGTCGTTGCCGTTGTTCTTGCTG is a genomic window containing:
- the LOC117841122 gene encoding thylakoid lumenal 17.4 kDa protein, chloroplastic translates to MGSSCLASPAGAALCRPRRPRCRVACSAADAGGKSPEPAWFAAGGKNAGRLACGVLAAWAVASASNPVIAASQRLPPLSTEPNRCERAFVGNTIGQANGVYDKPLDLRFCDYTNEKTNLKGKSLAAALMSDAKFDGADMSEVVMSKAYAVGASFKGTDFTNAVIDRVNFEKADLTGAIFKNTVLSGSTFNDAKMEDVVFEDTIIGYIDLQKLCTNTSISADGRLELGCR